The Maridesulfovibrio frigidus DSM 17176 genome has a segment encoding these proteins:
- a CDS encoding sigma-54 interaction domain-containing protein yields the protein MKFPSNLPCSAVLDSLADGVFTVDKDWNITFFNEAASRITGIPGEDAVGSKCWEVFHSSLCDGNCALRSCMKHNDRISNKSIFFIHADGEKVPVSISAAPLVDADGKIIGGVESFRDLTDIQVMRREVLDSWRFEDIIGKSKPLAKVFSIMPQVSKSEATVLLLGESGTGKELFARAIHNLSDRKHSPFVAVNCGALPDNLLESELFGYKAGAFTDARKDKPGRFELAAGGTIFLDEIGDMPAKLQVKLLRVLQEKTFEPLGSVASVKANVRIVAATNRNLAELVENGMFRQDLFYRLNVVTLNLPSLKERPEDIPLLINHFINRFNILQGKKIEGLSEDTIQILMRHPFPGNVRELENILEFSFILCPAGFIQVEHLPEYLQPHNRCPPPSEDHPMTLEEVKCLAISRALERNNGKKMATCRELGISKDTLRRAISRCEEKGA from the coding sequence ATGAAATTTCCCAGCAACCTCCCCTGTTCTGCTGTACTGGACTCACTTGCGGACGGAGTCTTCACAGTAGACAAAGACTGGAACATTACTTTCTTCAATGAAGCTGCCAGCCGGATCACGGGAATTCCCGGAGAAGATGCTGTCGGCTCCAAGTGTTGGGAAGTATTTCACTCCAGCCTGTGCGATGGGAACTGCGCCTTACGCTCCTGCATGAAACACAATGACCGCATCAGCAACAAATCAATATTTTTCATCCATGCCGACGGCGAAAAAGTACCTGTATCTATCAGCGCGGCTCCTCTTGTAGATGCTGACGGAAAAATCATCGGCGGCGTCGAAAGCTTTCGAGATCTCACCGATATTCAAGTTATGCGCCGCGAAGTGCTAGATTCATGGAGATTTGAAGACATCATCGGCAAAAGTAAGCCCCTTGCCAAAGTATTCTCTATCATGCCGCAAGTGAGTAAGAGCGAAGCCACAGTTCTTCTCTTAGGCGAATCAGGCACAGGTAAAGAACTTTTTGCCCGCGCAATCCACAACCTTAGTGATCGAAAACACAGCCCCTTCGTGGCAGTAAACTGTGGCGCTTTACCGGACAATTTACTTGAATCTGAACTTTTCGGATATAAGGCCGGAGCATTTACCGATGCGCGCAAAGATAAGCCGGGTCGCTTTGAACTAGCTGCCGGTGGTACAATTTTTCTCGATGAAATCGGCGACATGCCAGCCAAACTTCAGGTTAAACTCCTCAGGGTACTTCAGGAAAAAACTTTCGAGCCTCTGGGGTCAGTTGCCAGCGTGAAGGCAAACGTGAGAATAGTTGCAGCAACCAACCGCAACCTTGCTGAACTTGTAGAGAATGGCATGTTCCGTCAGGACCTGTTTTACAGACTGAATGTGGTTACCCTCAATTTGCCATCTCTTAAAGAACGTCCTGAAGACATTCCCTTGTTAATTAATCACTTCATAAATAGATTTAACATCTTGCAGGGCAAAAAAATTGAAGGCCTTTCCGAAGATACAATCCAAATTCTCATGCGGCACCCTTTCCCGGGAAACGTGCGAGAACTGGAAAATATCCTCGAATTTTCATTCATTCTATGCCCGGCCGGATTCATTCAGGTTGAGCATCTTCCTGAATACCTACAGCCCCATAATCGCTGTCCCCCACCCTCTGAAGACCACCCCATGACTCTGGAAGAAGTAAAATGCTTAGCAATCAGCCGCGCTCTTGAAAGAAACAATGGTAAAAAAATGGCTACTTGCAGGGAACTCGGCATATCCAAAGATACCTTACGCAGAGCAATCTCCCGCTGCGAGGAAAAGGGCGCATAA
- a CDS encoding NifB/NifX family molybdenum-iron cluster-binding protein, which produces MFQINDHKICPVGLLSLPSEDPKDRTSATLTCGATSLICGAICGCTRNTLEQAGIKVIPWVRGTINEVLEAYQLGQLEKFMMPGCSGRARQNGRCRQNRTQNIPSNNRLKEK; this is translated from the coding sequence ATGTTCCAAATTAACGACCATAAAATTTGCCCCGTGGGTCTCCTATCCCTTCCCTCAGAAGACCCAAAGGACAGGACATCCGCCACTTTGACCTGCGGGGCAACATCTTTAATATGCGGCGCAATTTGCGGCTGCACCAGAAACACACTGGAACAAGCCGGAATTAAAGTCATCCCCTGGGTCAGGGGAACAATTAATGAAGTTCTTGAAGCGTACCAATTAGGACAGCTTGAGAAATTCATGATGCCGGGCTGCTCAGGCAGAGCACGGCAAAACGGCAGGTGCAGACAAAATCGCACTCAAAACATTCCTTCCAACAACAGGCTCAAGGAGAAATAA
- a CDS encoding NifB/NifX family molybdenum-iron cluster-binding protein → MKIAISCQGCELTDLVDPRFGRAKGFMVLDTENDSHEFIDNTQNLNAAQGAGIQSAQNVAATGAKAIITGHVGPKAFTALDKGKIAVHLIEGGTVAQAFATYKDGKLEAASGADKDGHW, encoded by the coding sequence ATGAAAATTGCAATCAGCTGCCAAGGCTGCGAATTAACAGACCTAGTCGATCCACGTTTTGGCCGGGCAAAAGGTTTCATGGTTCTTGATACCGAAAACGATTCACATGAATTCATAGACAACACTCAGAACCTGAATGCTGCACAGGGTGCAGGAATTCAGTCTGCGCAAAATGTTGCTGCAACAGGCGCAAAGGCAATAATCACAGGTCATGTCGGACCAAAAGCTTTTACCGCTTTAGATAAAGGAAAAATCGCAGTTCACCTGATCGAAGGTGGAACTGTTGCCCAAGCCTTTGCAACATATAAAGACGGAAAACTTGAAGCTGCTTCAGGCGCAGACAAAGACGGGCATTGGTAG
- a CDS encoding iron-sulfur cluster carrier protein MrpORP has protein sequence MSDQACGSCSSSGSGCSSQGCSPEDMKMKKTLARIKHKIVVISGKGGVGKSTVATNIAVALSLAGKQVGLLDVDVHGPSIPRLLSLEGQQPHIGHEIIEPISYSKNLWVMSLGFMLPSKDEPVIWRGPVKIGMIKQFVQDVAWNDLDFLVVDCPPGTGDEPLSALQTLGPDAQAVIVTTPQGVAIDDVRRSVNFCKQVGNPVLGIVENMSGFVCPDCGSVHDIFNSGGGEDLAKEMGVNFLGKIPLDPEVGRSGDEGYPIVRVDHDGITGKALSAIIKPMLNLAETLQENLKMPNLEDLAGKNGMVRIAVPVAAGKLAMHFGHCEQFALVDVDTMTKGVVATNMETPPPHEPGVIPKWIADQGVHLVLAGGMGAKAQTMFTDAGVRVVVGAPAESPENVVANYLAGSLVTGQNTCDH, from the coding sequence ATGAGCGATCAAGCTTGCGGAAGCTGTTCTTCCTCCGGTTCAGGATGTTCATCTCAGGGTTGCAGCCCTGAAGATATGAAAATGAAAAAGACCCTTGCCAGAATTAAACACAAGATCGTCGTTATCTCCGGTAAAGGCGGCGTAGGTAAAAGCACCGTGGCAACAAACATTGCCGTAGCTTTATCCCTCGCGGGCAAACAGGTCGGCCTGCTTGATGTTGATGTTCATGGCCCAAGTATTCCAAGACTGCTGAGCCTAGAAGGCCAACAGCCTCACATCGGTCACGAAATTATTGAACCTATTTCATACAGCAAAAACTTATGGGTTATGTCCCTTGGGTTCATGCTTCCAAGTAAAGATGAGCCAGTCATCTGGCGTGGACCGGTTAAAATCGGCATGATTAAGCAATTCGTTCAGGATGTAGCGTGGAATGATCTTGATTTCCTCGTTGTAGATTGCCCTCCCGGAACAGGTGATGAACCTCTCTCCGCATTGCAGACTCTCGGACCTGACGCTCAGGCTGTTATCGTAACCACTCCTCAGGGAGTTGCTATTGATGACGTTCGCCGCTCAGTTAATTTCTGCAAACAGGTCGGTAACCCGGTTCTTGGAATCGTTGAAAATATGAGTGGTTTCGTTTGTCCAGATTGTGGCAGCGTTCATGACATTTTCAACTCAGGCGGCGGAGAAGATCTTGCTAAAGAAATGGGCGTAAACTTCCTTGGTAAAATCCCGCTAGACCCAGAAGTCGGTCGCTCAGGAGACGAAGGCTATCCTATCGTCAGAGTTGACCATGACGGCATCACAGGTAAGGCACTAAGCGCGATTATCAAACCGATGCTGAATCTCGCTGAAACTTTGCAAGAAAATTTAAAAATGCCTAATCTGGAAGACCTTGCAGGTAAAAACGGCATGGTCAGAATAGCTGTCCCTGTTGCAGCAGGTAAGCTTGCCATGCATTTCGGTCATTGCGAACAGTTTGCATTGGTTGATGTTGATACCATGACCAAAGGTGTTGTTGCCACAAACATGGAAACACCTCCACCGCACGAGCCGGGCGTTATACCTAAGTGGATTGCAGATCAAGGCGTTCACCTTGTCCTTGCTGGCGGCATGGGTGCAAAAGCGCAGACCATGTTCACCGATGCCGGCGTAAGAGTCGTTGTTGGAGCTCCAGCTGAATCCCCTGAAAACGTTGTTGCTAATTACTTAGCAGGTTCTCTTGTCACAGGTCAGAACACCTGCGATCACTAG
- a CDS encoding SDR family oxidoreductase produces the protein MGKELVVITGASSGIGEATAKAFSLAGHPLLLLARRVDRLEALGLPDSMCEKVDVTDLESFKTAVKKAEAKYGEADCLVNCAGLMLLGAIDTQDPSEWKAMFDVNVMGVLNGVKSVISEMKARQGGTIVNISSVAGRKTFPEHAAYCGTKFAVHAMTENIREEVCGSNVRLVTIAPGVVETELLSHTTSDEIISGYNEFKKAMGSVLVPQDIAGAIMFAYQQPQNVCVREIVIAPTGQPQ, from the coding sequence ATGGGCAAAGAACTCGTAGTTATAACTGGAGCAAGTTCAGGAATTGGCGAAGCAACAGCTAAAGCATTTTCGCTTGCCGGGCACCCGTTACTATTACTGGCACGTAGAGTCGATCGACTCGAAGCCTTAGGTTTACCAGACTCCATGTGCGAAAAAGTTGATGTTACAGATCTAGAGTCATTCAAGACCGCAGTTAAAAAGGCAGAAGCTAAATACGGCGAAGCAGATTGCCTCGTGAACTGCGCAGGATTGATGCTTCTTGGCGCGATAGACACACAAGATCCATCTGAATGGAAAGCGATGTTCGACGTTAACGTAATGGGAGTTTTGAACGGTGTGAAATCTGTCATCTCTGAAATGAAGGCAAGGCAGGGCGGGACTATTGTAAACATCAGCTCTGTCGCAGGAAGAAAAACTTTTCCCGAGCACGCTGCATACTGCGGAACTAAATTTGCTGTGCACGCAATGACTGAGAACATCCGTGAAGAGGTTTGCGGATCTAATGTCCGCCTCGTTACCATTGCCCCCGGTGTTGTTGAAACAGAGCTACTCAGCCATACAACATCAGACGAAATCATCAGTGGATATAACGAATTTAAAAAGGCGATGGGGTCTGTTCTTGTGCCGCAAGATATTGCAGGCGCGATCATGTTCGCATATCAGCAGCCACAAAATGTGTGCGTACGCGAAATAGTAATAGCGCCTACAGGGCAGCCGCAATAG
- a CDS encoding flavodoxin family protein → MITAIEGSPRKKGNSHTMMQAVLEGAQEVGVTTNTIHLRDLKYDPCVGCEACRKAKVCTMFDDGMTTLYPLIEESKGLVLISPVHNYNVTAWVKAFIDRMYCYYDFTDSRPRGWASRLAGQGRKAVIGAVAEQAHKKDMGFTLEAMRLPLEAFGYEIVSEISVLNLFDKGIIANHENIMEEARLAGKTLAEAL, encoded by the coding sequence ATGATCACCGCAATCGAAGGTAGCCCCAGAAAGAAAGGTAATTCGCATACTATGATGCAAGCCGTGCTCGAAGGAGCGCAGGAAGTTGGAGTTACCACCAATACGATTCATTTGCGCGACCTGAAATATGACCCCTGCGTAGGATGCGAAGCGTGCCGAAAAGCAAAAGTCTGCACCATGTTTGATGATGGCATGACTACACTATATCCGCTCATTGAAGAGTCCAAGGGACTGGTTCTTATCTCACCAGTTCACAACTACAACGTAACGGCATGGGTGAAAGCCTTTATCGACCGCATGTATTGCTACTACGATTTCACAGACTCACGCCCAAGGGGCTGGGCAAGCAGACTTGCAGGACAAGGACGTAAAGCTGTTATCGGAGCTGTTGCCGAACAGGCGCATAAAAAAGATATGGGATTTACTCTAGAAGCAATGCGCCTTCCGCTCGAAGCATTCGGTTACGAAATAGTGAGCGAAATTTCAGTCCTGAACCTCTTCGACAAAGGAATCATAGCCAACCATGAAAACATCATGGAAGAAGCAAGGCTTGCAGGAAAAACTCTTGCGGAAGCTCTGTAA
- a CDS encoding ABC transporter substrate-binding protein has product MNFKKAAIIFGLIIMMVSALGGCSGEKSASGPELRVGVIGVTSGELFRKGTYILAAARYAAEEVNAEGGVDISGVKHSVKLFPVDSGGTSEIATSMALRLIDQDKVSVIIGGASSAVALAIAKVCEEKKVPFITPVASTNKLTSYKYAFRVSYTNSVQAAALSRFVSDKLKSESVAVLYDADNTYSAELATLFKKDYSKRGGKVVAFESYPAGSREYDAQLKNIVAANPKILFLPNNTKKIQIQARQAIKLGFKGILLGGDSWDPVDLLRNDIFKNSYFTDHWFPGLPIPGSAKFEVDYKKKNGVDPTEMEALTYDAAMSVFAAIKKDHSDDPIAIHDGLVDMPPFAGVTGKFDYNNNGDPAKDVFISHLKDGHVVLADTIFVE; this is encoded by the coding sequence ATGAATTTTAAAAAAGCAGCTATTATTTTTGGTCTGATTATTATGATGGTTTCCGCTTTGGGTGGATGTTCTGGTGAAAAATCAGCCAGTGGTCCTGAACTTCGAGTCGGGGTGATCGGCGTCACCAGTGGTGAGTTGTTCAGAAAAGGTACGTATATACTTGCTGCTGCCAGATATGCAGCCGAGGAGGTTAACGCTGAGGGCGGTGTTGATATTTCTGGCGTTAAGCATTCTGTAAAATTATTTCCAGTCGATAGTGGCGGAACTTCTGAAATTGCGACGAGCATGGCCTTGCGCCTGATTGATCAGGATAAAGTATCTGTTATAATTGGCGGAGCAAGCAGCGCAGTTGCGTTAGCTATTGCCAAGGTTTGCGAAGAAAAGAAAGTTCCTTTCATTACCCCCGTAGCCAGCACTAATAAGCTGACATCATATAAATACGCATTTAGAGTTTCCTATACTAACTCCGTGCAGGCAGCGGCTTTATCTCGGTTTGTCAGTGATAAGCTGAAAAGCGAATCTGTTGCGGTCTTGTATGATGCAGATAATACTTACAGTGCCGAGTTGGCGACTCTTTTTAAAAAGGATTACTCTAAGCGCGGAGGAAAGGTTGTTGCTTTCGAAAGCTACCCGGCAGGATCGCGAGAATATGATGCGCAATTGAAGAATATTGTTGCAGCCAATCCTAAAATTTTATTCCTGCCGAACAATACGAAAAAAATACAGATACAGGCTCGTCAGGCTATAAAGCTTGGATTTAAGGGTATCCTTTTAGGCGGTGATTCATGGGACCCTGTTGATCTGCTTAGAAACGATATTTTCAAGAATAGTTACTTTACCGACCATTGGTTCCCAGGGCTTCCAATTCCCGGTTCCGCAAAATTTGAAGTTGATTATAAGAAAAAGAATGGAGTGGATCCGACTGAGATGGAAGCATTAACTTATGATGCAGCTATGTCCGTTTTTGCCGCCATCAAAAAGGATCATTCTGATGATCCTATCGCTATCCATGATGGGCTAGTGGACATGCCGCCATTTGCCGGAGTGACGGGTAAATTTGACTACAACAATAACGGTGATCCAGCTAAAGATGTGTTTATCTCTCATCTTAAAGATGGCCATGTCGTTCTTGCGGATACTATTTTTGTGGAATAG